TGTGTCCAAGGGCTAATTTATGGAGGTATTTTAATGAAAAGCACCAAGGAGAATAAAATGGCGAACAGGCTCCTAGCGACAATTTTATTCTTTCTCTCCTATCGCTTGTTAATTCAAATTTTACGCTTATTTGGTCTAGGGCGGTATGACACCTGGTACTATTTTATGTTGGATTTTAGTTGGATTCACGGACCGCTGCTTTATTTCTATCTAAAGGCTCACCTAACTCCCTATTTTAAGTTCAGGAAAAAAGATATACTACATTTGGTCCCTTTCCTTATACAAATAGGATTCAGTATTTTCGTGCGATTACAAAACCTCTATTGGGACGGTACCCGTGAAAGTTTGTCATGGTTGGGGTATTGGGGATATGTAGTCTGGATGAACCTTTCAACTATCTATTTTGTGGCTAGCATTCTGATCATTATTTATACTACTAAGGCTCAAAAACTACTGAAAACTGAAAGTCTTAAGGGCGCTATTTCCAGTGGCAGCATGAATTGGCTTAAAAGGGTTATAATTTCATTCAAGGTATATTTCTCGATTGTGCTGACCATTCTTCTGGTTGATTTCGTATTCATAAACAAGGCTCAGTTTACCTCCTATTTTTATTTTACACAATTTTACTACTACCCATTTTTTATAGGGATATCTGGGCTCACCTATTGGCTAGGTCTAGAAGGCTACAAAAGAAAGGATGTTAAGATTTTAAAATCGCAAGTCTCCAATGAAGAACTACGTCAATTAACACAAATGGCTAACGACTTGGATTTGACAATGAAACAAAACAAATGGTTTAAAAATCCTGAACTTACGCTGAGTACTTTGGCTTCAAAAATGGAGGTTAAACCATATCTCTTGACCAAATGTCTAAACACCGTTAAACGCAAAAAATTCGCAGATTATATAAATGAATTAAGGGTGGACGAATTAAAGCGATTATTACAGCAATCAGAAAACTCTAAATACACTCTTCTAAGCTTGGCTTTTGAAGCAGGGTTCAATTCTAAATCGTCTTTCAATAGAGCAGTAAAGAAACATTTGGGCATCTCACCTAGCGAACTAAAGACTTCTTTTTAAGGTTTCATTTTCTTATTTGGCACCTATGCCATCTTTATAAGTGGTTTCAATTTTGAAATTGGGGCGTAATCCGTAGTGAGAAGTCCTAGGTTTGAGAAAATTAAAAATATATAAATCATGAAAACAAAAATAGCAGTAGCCTTTATTTTTTTCTCCTTAACCATTTCAATCTTTTCCCAAGACAATAAAGAGACAAATACAGAGGTCCTTTTGGGCGAGTGGAAACTTGACATGAGTCCACAAACCAAAGACGACAATAATTTTGCCCTAATGCGAATTACAAGTGTTGAAGACAATAAAATGGAAGGTATTTTTTATCGAGAGGGAGTTCAGCTTAAAAATGGACAAATTAATACACAGCGGGGAATAATATATGCCGCATTAACCTCAGGAGATAATTCAGGAGACTACAATACTTCCTTCTATTACGATAACGGTAAACTTTATGGCACCACCCATGCAGTGGATAGAGATTTTCTCTCAGTTTGGATAGCCGATAAGGTACAATAACAAAAGGTCTTTCTAGTTATGTATTCCCTGTCATTTAACCAAGGCGGGGAACTTACATCCGCTCTTCTAGAATAGCAATAAGGCCTTCGGCATTTTTCAGTTCGTTCAGCTCGTCCGTGCTTACGAAGATTTCTAAATCATTCCCTTGCACCAAAATAATAGGGAAAGTGAATTTATAGCCGAACTTGGATTTGTATGCTTTTGCAAATTCATCTTTGTGTAGGAACTCCAGCTCCGTTGCCTGAGCCTCCAATTGTTTTCGGAACTTTTTCCAAATCTTGTTTTCCCTAAAATTCCCAAATGTAATATCACAGAGATTACAAGCGTAGGTGGACGGACTTAAAATTTTATGCGCACCATCTACGATAAGATTTCTAACACCGGAATCGGCGTTGTAAACTAATATTAATTTTTGTACTCCTTCACTTTTCATAGCCATACCCTAAAGTAGTATATTTAAATGGTTCATTAGTTCGCATAGTTTACAATTTCTAACACGCATTCCCATGAAAAAGCTTATTCTTCTGTTAAGTATCGCCTTAACTTTTATTTGTTGTACCGAAAAGAAAACAGAAAGAATTCCACCTACTACGGCTCCATTCTCAGAAATAGATACCTTGGCCATAAACGATTGGTGGAACAGAGGTGAAAATCCCATCATCAATTTAAAAGTACCGCGGGATAGTGTCATCGCTTTTGGCATTTATACCGTTTCCAATACTACCTTAAAACTGAGCGCACAATTATACCCCCTATATCCGGAAGAGACAAGGGACGTTTCCTTAGAAATTTTAAAAAGTGGTAATTGGGAGGAAGTTCAGCGGCAACGAATAAACGATTTGGGCTGGTCCGCCCTATTCCGTATAGAAAATTGGGATGACGCAAAGGATTACCGGTACCGGCTCCGTCATGGCAAGAACGCGTCTTATGAAGGCACCATTCGCAAAAACCCTAAAGAAAAGGAAGAAATAACCTTGGCGGCACTCTCGTGCAATAGCAACAAAGATCGCGGAATGCGGGAATATTATGTGCGCAATATAAATCACCAGAATCCGGACCTTATGTTCTTTGCGGGCGATCAATCCTATGACCATACGGAACATACGGCCGCATGGCTCAAATTTGGATTACAGTTTAGGGAGACGTTTCGTCACCGTCCCTGCATCACCATTCCCGATGACCATGATATTGGACAGGGAAACCTTTGGGGAGAAAATGGAAAAGTCTCCGTTACTCCGGGCAGCCCGGACGGGGGTTACCGCTACCATCCGGAATACGTAAAGATGGTAGAGCGGTGCCAAACGGCACACCTCCCCGATCCCTTTGACCCTACCCCAATTGAACAGGGTATTGGAGTCTATTACACCAATCTGCTTTTAGGGGGCGTAGACTTCGCTATTTTGGAGGACCGAAAATTCAAATCTGGACCGGAGGGGAAAATTCCGCAACAAGGACCCCGTCCCGACCATATACGAAATCCAGATTACGATCCCGCTTCCATTGACCTTCCTGGGCTCAAATTACTGGGAGACCGGCAACTTGAATTTTTGGACCAATGGGGCCGAACAAATGAGGGCGCCATTAAGGTGGTGCTTTCCCAAACCGGTTTTTGTGGCGGGGCGCACATTCATGGCACCCTAGATAATCGGCTACATGCGGATTTGGATAGTAACGGTTGGCCACAGACCGGGCGGTTAAAAGCCTTGAAACTGATACAACAAGCCAAAGCAGTACACATTGCGGGCGACCAGCATTTGGCCACGGTCATTAAACAGGGACTAGATGAATTTGGTGACGGCCCTTGGGCGTTTGTGGTGCCCGCCATTGTTAACGATTACTATAGCCGCTGGTGGTGGCCAGAAGACGAAAAAGCAGGAGAAAACCCTAATCCCGATACCACTTTACCTTGGACTGGTAATTACTTGGATGGGTTTCACAATAAGATTACCATGATGGCCTATGTGAATCCCGAAAACCCTTCGCATGGCAGTGGTTATGGATTAATTCGTTTTCATAAGAAAAATAACAACGTAACTTTTGAATGCTGGCCCCGCGATGTGGATGTGACGCATCCGGACGCCCAGCAATTTGAGGGCTGGCCGATAACAGTAATTTTGGATTAAAACCTATAATGCTAGCCGATTAAAATAGCTTAATCGACTATAAACAATTGTAAACGCATATTTTGCGACTATTGCTTATACTCAATTAATTATGAATGAATTGGACATAAATTTAAAGATTATCTTAGTTCGCCATATAAAATATATATAGATCATATGATCTATATTACTTCGTTGTAAACAATTATAAAATTTTCCTGAAATATTTTGGATAAACAAAAAACTCTACTACAAAAATTTAAGGAAAAACCATTTTGGGACAAGTTCGTATTAGGACTTATTTTCATGGCCATCATAGGCACTCTTGCTTACCATTTTATCAAAGACTACAATGTAAAAACGAATAAAAAACACGTAGTAGGAAAAATAGTGGACTTCGAATTTATCAACATGGCTCGTTATTCGATTGATTACGAATATTATGTAAATGATGAAAAATATGTTGGAACTGTGGGAGTTGAAAGGTTTGATTGCTATAAAAACAAAGAATGTCTTGGATATGAAGTTGATGTGTACTATTCATCAGAGAATCCAAATTATTCACAAGTGGACTTAAGAAACTTTGAAAAGTACAAAAGGACTATATATCTAATAAAATAACTGTTTACAACATTGTGTATAGCTCATTGCGTTCGGATTTTCCAGATGGAAAATCCAGCCTGATTCGCTAAATTAGGGCAATGGAGGAAAAGTCCGTTGGACATTTTCAGCAACGAAGCCATACACGAGACCGTTGTAGCACATTTTGACCAAACCATTAAACTATGGAAAATACTTTAAAATTTCTGTCCTTTTTAAGCCTTGCAATAATTATAATAGGATGTAATGAACGAAAAGAAAACTTCAAACCAAATCAAAAAGACGGCTGGAAAACAGTAAGCCAAATAGAAAAGCAAATTGACAATATAATTTTCACTTTTCCAGAAAACGGATTTGCAAATGAAAATCGAGAAAGACTTGTAAGCGAGTGTTTTGAAGCAATGAAATATGACAGCGAACTAATCAAACTTGAAGAATTCAACGATACAATTTTCATAAGAATTTTACCGAGTAGAGAGGCAATGATACCACTAACTGGTAACACGCCAAGTGGAAGTGCTTATCCACACATCAAAACCCTTTACGTTGTTGCTAATGACAGCACTCGACCACCTATTAAACACGAGTTAATGCATTTAATTGCAATGTTGGAATGGAATTATCCACCAGCATCGTCAACTTGGATGAACGAAGGCCTTGGCACATTTGCGGAAAACAACTGTAGCGGATGGACTGTCGCACAGATTTACAGATACTTTCTTGAAACCGACCAACTAATTTCGATTGACCTGCTCAAAGCGGATTTTTATAAGCAACCCGAAAATTTCGCATATCATCAATCAGCTTACATTGTCGAATATCTTTTAGCAAATTACGGTGTAGACCAATTTGAACAAGTCTGGAAAGGTGGATTTGGAAAATTTGAAGAGGTTTATGGGCTTCCATTCGAGCAACTAAAAACCGATTTAGAAAAAGACTTGATTGAAAAAATGCCAGAAGTACCAGAAATTGACCGTCAAACATTTTACAAAAACTGCAAATAAAAACTTGCTACAATAACGTATATAAAACATAGCTATTATAGGCTTCCCGAAAGGTTTGTGTGTATTTATGAAGTCGCTAAATCTTATGGATTTAGCTTTGGACAACAAAAGAAAAAACTAAACAATAAGGTTTAGCTTCGTACGAAGACGGAAACGAAAAGTTTCCTTGCCTTCACTACTTGCCATAGCTGAGACGTTAGCAAACATTTAAATCAAACTGATGAAAACAAAAAAAGCCCTTTTGGTAATTGATATGCAAAAAGGCTCTTTCACGCCTCAAACTCCTCGATTTGATACAAATGGAGTTGTAAACCGAATAAACGGACTCGCGGAATTATTCCGAAAAATGGACTTTCCAGTGATTTTTATCCAACACGATGGAAGTGGGGCTGGAGAGTTTGAAAAGAATACTTGGGAATGGGAATTGTTAGATGAACTTAAAATCAAACCGACAGACATTCGACTGGATAAATACGCAAACGATGTTTTTTACAAATCTGAACTTCAGGACAAACTTACAGAATTGAAAACGCAGGAATTGCTAATTACTGGTTGTGCAACAGATTTTTGCGTAGAATCCACGATTCAATCTGCCCTGACAAAAGATTATAACATAACCGTAGTTGCGGACGGACATACTACAGGAGAAAGACCTCATATAAGCGCCGAAAAAGTTATCAGACATTACAATTGGGTGTGGCAAAATATGATTCCAACAAATGGAAAAATAAGAGTGGAAAACTACGATGGAATAAAAAAAACGTTTGCTAACTAGGTGTATGATTAATTGTGGGCGAACGCTTTGCGTTGGAAAAGTCCGCAACTACTCATAGCCGAGACCGTTGTACACAATTATTAAAAATCTTGTTTACTAATTCAAAAGGCTGGTTTACTCATTCAGCTTTTCATTACTCTTATATTAGAAATAGATTTGAATCAACTTATAAACGTCTAAATGAAAGAAAGTTTACTCATATTAATACTCTTAACATTATTATCCTTTTCACAGGAAAAAAATGAATGTGACGAAGAGACAAAGCCCTATTGGTTGTATGGAATAAATAGCCGATTTAAGGGAGAAAGCCCAACTTTAAGAAAGGTTTTTAAAGAAATTCAATTAGCCGAAACTAATATCACACCGAGTAACGGATTCATAACATTAAGACTTAATATCTCGAAAACGGGGAAATTCTGCGCTATTGAAACATTCCAAATCGACGAAAATTATGAGAGTACGGAATTTAATAACGGAAAGTTAGCTAAAGGTCTTGAGGAAATCGCAGTTGGACTAACAGATTGGAAAAGAGAGAAAGATTATAGAACCTATAACCCAATAAGGTTAAAAATTAAAAATGGAAAAATTGAAGAAATTTTTTAAATATTTATTCATTGGTCTAGGCTCTTTAATCCTATTAGTAGTTGTCGGAGTTGCAATTTGGTGGAATACAAAAACCGACGGGGAAAAATCAGACTTATTATTAGGTGCGCATGCTTATGATGCAGCTATTGAGCTTAATCAAGATAATAGCGATGCTTGGATGGAGCGTTCCGTATCGTTTAATGAAGCTGGAGATTTCAAAAAAGGGTTCGAGTATTTGGACCAAGCCGTAGAGCTAGAACCAGAAAAACATTTGGGATATCGAGGTTGGATTAGATTAAGAAAAATGCGTGACTACGACAAAGCTTTGATGGACTTTGCAAGACTTGACAGCCTTACACCAAACGTTGTTGATGCGCCTTGGGGAGAAGACATTGACTTTTTGAGAGGAGAATGCTATTATGGAAAAAGGGACTATCAAAAAGCTATTGAATTATTTAATCGCAATATCAAGAACCAAAAAGAAGACTGGGCAGATATTCACAGTTTCGTTTATTTGGGACTATGTGAATATGAACTTGGGAATTACGAAAAAGCGATTTGTGAATTTCAACGAGCATTAATACAATCGAAAAACATACCTGAATCCTACTTTGGAATAGCAAAATCTTATCAAAAACTTGGACAGATCGAAAAAGCAACAGAACATATTCTTAAAACAGTAGAAAATATAGATTACAAACGAGACGATGTTTACAATGAGTTTTTGAACGAAATTTATCTTTCAGAAGTATTAGAATTCAAACAAGCTCTCTTAAAATAACTCTTTACAACACGGCCTAAGCTTAATGCGGACTTGAGGACAAAGTCGAAAGGTCTGTGTATATTTATGATGTCGCTAAATCTTATGGATTTAGCTTTGGACAAAAAAAGAAAAAGAATAACCAAAAGCTCTAGCTTCGTGGTCGTCGTTTGTTCGCTCCGCTCGGTGGCCCTGTAATTTATATTCCCAATACCATAAAATCCCACAGGAATACGTCCGCTAACGCGGACTCCTTGAGGAACTATGGAGAGAATCCAATCGGAAGACACCTATCCGCCCCATAGTTGGATGGATTTTGTTATATTTCTGTAGAAATCAATGCCAACGCAACAACCCGCCCACTGCCTGCGTAGCTGTTGTGTTTAGCGCTGTAGTTGTGGGCAATTAAAAGACAAACCATAATGAGCTACAGATACATTAGTTTTAACGAATTTGGAGGTCCTGAGGTATTAGGTGTTGAAACAGCGGAAAGACTTCCAGAACCCAATCAAGGTGAGGTAAGGATTAAAGTGCAAGCGACTAGTATCAACTTTACTGACACGTTAATCCGCAGAGGTATTTATCCTGATGTTAAAAAGAAGCCTCCCATTACGCCAGGTTATGACATGGTTGGAGTTGTAGACAAACTAGGTGCTGGAGTTACTGATTTTAAAGTAGGTCAAAAAGTGGCAGAACTGACCGTAATCGGTGCTTACTCAGAATACATTATTCTACCTGCTAAGCGACTAGTTACCGTACAAGAAAATGTGAATTCGACCGAGGCAGTCTCAATGATACTTTCATATGTGACAGCTTACCAAATGCTAACTCGGTCAGTTAAAGTTAAAGAAGGAAGCAAAATTCTTATTCACGGAGCTGGAGGAGCAGTTGGTAGTGCCTTATTACAAATTGGCTCTATCTTAAAGCTGAAAATGTACGGCACTGCATTAGTGGATCAGCATGACATCTTAAAAGAATTAGGCTGTAAACCAATTGACTATAAGTCTGAAGATTTTGTTCAGGTAGTCACGAATTTGGAACCAAATGGACTTGATGCAGTATTTGACCCATTTGGTGGAGACCACTTCAAACGTTCTATTAAAACACTTAACAAAAAAGGCAAACTAGTGGCTTTTGGAGCCTACAATGCAAAAACGAAAATGGACTTGATAAAGAGTTTTTTACGTGTTCAAATATGGAATTTTGCCCCTTGGATGCCTTCTACCAACTTCTACTCCATTGGTTCATGGCATAAAAAGCATCGTGATTGGTTTGAAAGTGACTTAAAAAAGCTTTTTAAACTTCTTTCGGAAAAGAAACTAAAGCCCCTTATATCCAAAACCATCAAATTAGAGGACGCAAAAGAAGCACATAAACTAATTGAAAAAAGAGGATTGAAGGGGAAACTAATTATACAAATGGAAAATTAAAAAAACTGCTCACAACTACACCTATACGCAATGCCCTTCGGGATACTTCGCATGGCTAAACCGGATTAACACAAGGAAAACCCTAAAGGACATCACCTCCGGTGAGCATCGAGCCAAAACTGATATGAACGGCCATTAAAAGTAATTTATTCACTGCTTATTATTTCACGGGTGTTCATCGGTCGCTCCGCTCGGTGGCCCTGTAATTTATATTCCCAATACCATAAAATCCCACAGGAATACGTCCGCTAACGCGGACTCCTTGAGGAACTATGGAGAGAATCCAATCGGAAGACAGCTATCCGCACCATAGTTGAACGGATTTTGTTATATTTCTGTAGAAATCAATACCAAAGCAACAACCCGCCCACTGCCTACGCAGCTGTCATGTTTATCGCTGTAGTTGTGTGTAAGTATCTAAAACCGTAAACTAAATAATGAAAATTAAGATTTCGGAAACTAAAAATATTAACAAGGAACAAATAATCGAATTATATAGAGCAAACAAATGGAGTTCCGCCAACAAACCTGTTGAATTATATAATGCTCTAATGGATTCTCATTCGCTTATTTCTGCATGGAGTGGTAACGAATTGGTTGGGATTGGTAACGCAATTTCTGATGGTCAATTAGTCGTTTACTATCCATATTTATTAGTTCACCCAAATCATAAAGGAAAAGGAATCGGACAAATGATTGTTGCTAAAATACAGGAAAAGTATAAAGAATTTCATATGCAGATGTAAACCGCTGACGGAAAAGCCATTGACTTTTACCAAAAAGTGGGTTTTGAAAGAGCTGGTGAAACAGAACCAATGTGGATTTATAAAGGGAATGAACATTAAATTAAGGATATGATAGCAAGAATATGGCACGGAAAAACTAAAGCCGAACATTTTGAAGAGTATACTGACTTTATGAAATCTGAGGCTATTCCGGATTACAAAAAGACCAAAGGATTTATAAAATTGACATTTCTAAGACGAATTGAAGGGGATATTGCTCATTTCAACTTGATAACTTTTTGGGAAAATCTAGATGTAATCCAAAATTTTGCAGGAGATGATTATGAAATAGCTAAATACTATCATCGGGATAAAGATTATTTACTTGAATTTGAAGAAAAAGTAACTCATTATGATGTATTTGCTGAATGAAAACAACCTACACACAACACTATATAACAAAACATAGATACCCTTCGGGATAGCAACGTTTGTTATATTTACCGTAGCATCAATTAGGAATTAAACCATGAAAAAACTTTTTCTTATTCTGTTAATTGCGATAAATATTAAGTGCTTCGCGCAAGAACCCCAATTACCCATTATCGATATTCACCTTCATGCCTATCAAGAAATTCCTCCAAACGTGAAAGCTTCCTGGGCAGGTGAATCTTATTCACAAGCACTTAGTTCACCGGAAAATGCAGCGATTCATCTTCAAATGGTACTTGATGAGATTGAGAAAAATAATATCAAGTTGGCACTTACAAGTAGCACTTCAGTAAAAGCACTTGAAACATGGCAACAATCCCGACCCGGATTATTTATTACGGGTATTCAAACAAGGGATGATGGCAAACCGATTTTAAGTCCAGACTCTCTCAAGCTATATTTCGATAATAATCAAGTCAATGTTCTCGGAGAATTGGGGCTTCAATATGCCGGTGTTTCACCGGATGACCCAATGATGAAACCATACTACCAAGTTGCAGAAGATAATGGTATTCCAATCTGTTTGCACACAGGATTAGGTCCTCCAGGTGGACCACACACCTTTGCCCCAAAATTCAGAACCACACTTGGCAAACCAACGCTGTTTGAGCCGGTGTTGGTCAGACACCCTAAAATGAAAGCTTTCTTAGCACATGCCGGGTGGCCTTACATTTCTGAAACGATAGCCATGATGTACATTTATCCTAAATTGTACACAGACATTGGAGTCCTGAACTGGGCACTCCCAAAGGAAGCGTTCTACACTGCACTACAACAGTTGATGGATGCTGGATTTGGAAAACGAATCATGTTTGGAACGGATCAGATGTTATGGCCAGGGGCTATTTCGATTGCAGTTAGGACGATTAAAGAAGCCCCATTTTTATCCGAAGAAGAGAAAAGAGACATTCTATATAATAATGCTGCCCGTTTTTTAGAGCTTTCTCCAGAAGCGATAACAAATCACCACAAATGAAAAAATACTAAAAAGATGCTAACAAAAGATAAAATACAATGAAATGTATTTTATTAAGGTCGTTCAGGTCAGTTAGCCAAACCACTTCGTGGTCGTCGTGTGTTCGCTTCGCTCGGAACACCTTCGGTGAACTTTAATCGCTCCGTGCTGCGCACTCCCGCCCGCAAAGTACATTGACCTGAACCACAGCGATAAACCGGATTACCCCATGGGAAGCCCTAAACGACATCACCTCCGTTGGGCATCAAACCAAAACCGACATGAACGGCCACTAAAAGTAATTTATTCACTGCTACTTATTATTTTACGGGTGTTCATAGGTCGCTCCGCTCGGTGGCCCTGTAATTATACTCCCAATACCACGGAATCCCACAAGCATACGTCCGCTCAAGCGGATTCGTTGGCAAACTATGGAGCGAATCCGACTGGAAGATAGCTATCCGTCACATAGTTGGATGGATTTTGTTATATTTTCGTAGAAATCAATGCCAACGCAACAACCCGCCCACTGCTTGTGTAGCTGTCGTGTTTAGCGCTGTGGTTACCAAACATTTTAAGAAAAATTTGTCAGAACTAAAAAACATTTGGAATCTAGCAAAAACTGGATTTGCAAATAAAAAAGAAAGGAGCAACAAAGAACTAATACTCTTCTTATTGAAAATGCTCTTAATTTTAGTGCTTTTCAAAATATGCACATTTGGTCTCGCCTTCCTTTTAGAATCGCTAGACATATTTAAAATACCATTTAATATGAATAAGTCAAGATTTGCAAATTCTAGCGATTTTGAAATATTATTCATGATGGCGGTTTATGCACCAATAATAGAAGAGTTGACTTATAGACTACCTTTAAAATTTTCCAAATGGAATCTTATTATCTCTTTAATGGGTTTGAACTTGGCAATTTTACGAATATTTGGAGAAATAGAATATCTATATTGCTTTGTATCTAGTGTAGGGGGTGGAACTTTGTTTTATTTTTACTTACGACCAAAAAGAGTAACCATACTTCGAGAGTTATGGTTTAAAAATAAGCTTGCTATTTTCTATATCTTCTTGTTTATATTTAGCTTTTTACATCTCAAAAACTATGAAATAACTACAGAGGTCCTATTATTCTCACCTATTATTATTCTACCTAGAATATTGGGGGGTTTAGTATATTCATATATCCGACTAAGTTCTAGTATAATATTGGCTATTTGTTTTCATGCATTTAACAATGGGATTTTTAAAATAATAGCTTTAGTTGCCGCCTGGGCAAATGGACTTTTTAGTTAGTTCACTAGATGAACTTCATTCGAACGACGTTAAAACGAACAACTCAAACGGAGAAAAGCATTTTGGTTACTATGCCTAAAATTAATTGCTTACGGATTTCCTAAACGGAAATAATATGCAAAAAAGCTATCTTTAGGTTCGCATGGATTGTCCTTTGGACTCTTGTGCCTTCCTCTCCCACGCCGAGACCTGGTCATCGGAGGCGAGAACGAACCTTAATCCAATACTTGTACGTAGTTAAACCAATCAAAATTGAAAATACATTTTAAGTTATTCTTTTTACTCGTAACTACCTTTATAAGTACTAAGTCTTTTTCACAGCAAATTGTTGAAAATTACGTACCCGCAAAGAATGTTAGCCTTAGAGTTGGATCGGGCGAAAAAGACTTTTTGCCTTTTATTCAAAAAGGTTATACGCTAATGATTCCGGAAAACAAGGAAGTTAAAGGGGTGCTCATTTTTCTAGAGGATTCCATGTATGACAAAAAGAATAGGAGCGCCAAGCAGCTGTATAATCAAGCATCTGAAAAAGATTTTGCGGTATTGTCAGTTTCAACAGAAATTCCTCTAGACTTTTATTTTTCAAAATCATCTATGGTTTCTACCCATGAGCTAATTAGAGAGGTTTTTAAAACACATAATTTACCGAATGAGAACATTTTCTTTTTAGGAGCAAGTTTAGTAGGACATAGAGCGATGCGCTATATTAAATTTATGAAAGAGGGCGGTTTTGAGTTTCAACTCAACGTAAAAGGCATCGTCATTTGCAATTTTACGCTAGATTTTACGAGAAAATGGTATCAACATGAACGGGATATTAGAATTAACCGAATTGACCTTTGGGAACCGAAATTCATAAATTATTTGTTGGAAACACATTTGAAAGGTACGCCCAAAAATAATCCAGAGAGTTATCACAATTTCTCAGCATACAGCTA
This sequence is a window from Maribacter aestuarii. Protein-coding genes within it:
- a CDS encoding CPBP family glutamic-type intramembrane protease — its product is MSELKNIWNLAKTGFANKKERSNKELILFLLKMLLILVLFKICTFGLAFLLESLDIFKIPFNMNKSRFANSSDFEILFMMAVYAPIIEELTYRLPLKFSKWNLIISLMGLNLAILRIFGEIEYLYCFVSSVGGGTLFYFYLRPKRVTILRELWFKNKLAIFYIFLFIFSFLHLKNYEITTEVLLFSPIIILPRILGGLVYSYIRLSSSIILAICFHAFNNGIFKIIALVAAWANGLFS